A single region of the Raphanus sativus cultivar WK10039 chromosome 1, ASM80110v3, whole genome shotgun sequence genome encodes:
- the LOC108857646 gene encoding uncharacterized protein At1g24000-like, translating into MELHGDSSGEFDTKSPADKLFTSFTDDINNTFDIISKEKITEYVGWEKRTVTLSMSGNLVSDSYKKFKATITVTPKADGSRVLWAVEFEKIRHDVEDPVWIIDSLINYLKEIDGIFNI; encoded by the exons aTGGAGCTACATGGAGATTCTTCCGGCGAGTTTGACACCAAGTCTCCGGCGGACAAGTTATTTACATCTTTCACCGACGACATAAACAACACTTTTGACATCATAT CGAAAGAGAAGATCACTGAGTATGTGGGTTGGGAGAAAAGAACGGTGACGCTGAGTATGAGTGGAAATCTTGTCTCAGATAGCTACAAGAAGTTCAAAGCAACCATCACGGTAACTCCCAAGGCCGATGGTAGCCGCGTGTTGTGGGCCGTCGAGTTCGAGAAGATCCGCCATGACGTTGAAGATCCAGTGTGGATCATCGACAGTCTTATCAATTACTTAAAGGAGATTGAtggaatttttaatatatag
- the LOC108859640 gene encoding transcription factor ILR3-like isoform X1, with product MNFVMLHAIDGDLIDADYESFTIQGPGFSWPLHQQPLAVSSNSSAGVDGSAGNSEASKEHGSKKRCSLVSVMAEVDRILRPQGTFIVRDDMER from the exons ATGAATTTCGTTATGCTTCACGCCATTGACGGAGACCTGATCGATGCCGACTATGAAAGCTTCACCATCCAAGGTCCTGGTTTCTCTTGGCCCCTTCACCAACAACCTCTTGCCGTTTCTTCCAATTccag CGCAGGAGTTGATGGTTCAGCTGGAAATTCAGAAGCCAGCAAGGAACATGGCTCCAAAAAGAG GTGCAGTTTGGTGTCTGTAATGGCTGAAGTGGACCGAATTCTTAGACCACAAGGAACATTTATAGTAAGAGATGACATGGAAAGATAG
- the LOC108859640 gene encoding transcription factor ILR3-like isoform X2, with product MNFVMLHAIDGDLIDADYESFTIQGPGFSWPLHQQPLAVSSNSSAGVDGSAGNSEASKEHGSKKRARCESSSATSSKACREKQCRDRLNVK from the exons ATGAATTTCGTTATGCTTCACGCCATTGACGGAGACCTGATCGATGCCGACTATGAAAGCTTCACCATCCAAGGTCCTGGTTTCTCTTGGCCCCTTCACCAACAACCTCTTGCCGTTTCTTCCAATTccag CGCAGGAGTTGATGGTTCAGCTGGAAATTCAGAAGCCAGCAAGGAACATGGCTCCAAAAAGAG GGCAAGATGTGAATCATCCTCTGCCACTAGCTCAAAAGCATGTAGAGAGAAGCAGTGCCGAGACAGGCTGAATGTCAAGTAA